A stretch of Myroides oncorhynchi DNA encodes these proteins:
- a CDS encoding endonuclease/exonuclease/phosphatase family protein: MRNLSWFNKIVYGTNILVAIMSLVGYFLPFLAPKLFPLLSVFTLILPFFLIINLAFLFYWLVQLKRHIWLSVLILLLGITFINKFYKFTGRNEELGDNEFTLMSYNVRLFNLFNWIPDEDIPKKIKEFVDLHDPDVVCFQEYSKNNNIKFSQYPYKYITVHGNKIKTGQAIYSKYRILDKGEINLPSSNNNVIFADILKGQDTIRVYSIHLQSISISPDIHESIDEAKSKMIVNRIAKAFKEQQVQSELIQSHMNDVSIPKIICGDMNNSAYSYVYRNIRGDLNDAFVEGGTGFGKTYDFSYYPMRIDYVFVDPRIHVKSFNTYSEFKNSDHYPLITRLELSE; encoded by the coding sequence ATGAGGAACCTATCATGGTTTAATAAAATAGTGTATGGAACAAATATTCTAGTGGCAATAATGTCTTTAGTAGGATATTTTTTACCTTTTTTAGCACCAAAATTATTTCCTCTTTTATCCGTGTTTACACTGATATTACCTTTCTTTTTAATTATCAACTTGGCTTTTTTGTTCTATTGGTTGGTGCAACTTAAAAGGCATATTTGGTTGTCTGTTTTAATACTATTATTGGGAATTACGTTTATTAATAAGTTCTATAAGTTTACTGGACGAAATGAGGAATTGGGAGATAATGAGTTTACGCTGATGAGTTATAATGTTCGCTTATTTAATCTTTTTAATTGGATACCAGATGAAGATATTCCTAAGAAAATAAAAGAGTTTGTGGACTTACATGATCCTGATGTAGTATGTTTTCAAGAGTATTCCAAGAATAATAATATCAAATTTAGTCAGTACCCATATAAGTATATTACTGTACATGGTAATAAGATCAAAACTGGGCAAGCGATATATTCTAAGTATAGAATATTAGATAAGGGAGAGATTAATCTACCTAGTTCAAATAACAATGTGATCTTTGCTGATATTTTAAAAGGACAAGATACAATACGTGTCTATAGCATACACCTTCAATCTATCAGTATTAGTCCTGATATACATGAGAGCATAGATGAAGCTAAGTCTAAAATGATCGTTAACAGAATCGCAAAGGCATTTAAAGAACAGCAAGTGCAATCGGAGTTGATACAATCCCACATGAATGATGTCTCTATACCTAAGATTATCTGTGGTGATATGAATAATAGTGCTTATTCTTATGTGTATCGCAATATTAGAGGGGATTTAAATGATGCTTTCGTAGAAGGTGGTACAGGATTTGGGAAGACGTATGATTTTTCTTATTATCCTATGCGAATTGATTATGTATTCGTAGATCCTCGTATACATGTAAAGTCTTTTAATACGTATTCGGAATTTAAGAATTCAGATCATTACCCTTTAATTACTCGATTAGAATTGAGTGAATAG
- the gldJ gene encoding gliding motility lipoprotein GldJ, with translation MKIKELLNFRLLAGILIAASITSCGNSNSNVSTATGWKINDSKGGFQYNTKYEQRTPKGMVAVEGGTFTMGRIQEDILAEWNNNPKEMYVQSFYMDETETTNIMYNEYLYWLRTVYPQNNELYQEIYKSAIPDTTVWRGPSGFNESLITSYLRHPAYANYPVVGVTWVQANDYAKWRTDRVNELALEKAGYLKKDAKIIDAESDAHFSTDTYLISPESVYGGNSDIAYKGKANKAKEGDRNLYATQNSGLFTSQFRLPTEAEWEYAAIGLIGNREYNNYKGRKKYPWDKNSKRKKGKPIVQNTKYANYKQGRGDYGGIAGWSTDNGDITNAVKSYPPNDFGLYDMSGNVAEWVADVYDPTIDQNETDFNFYKGNVYYKNKIGADGKIEITTNETVKFDTLSTGKLRARNLPGQVAQEILDPSVFDDNIQTGLGGRIKGEAPTPLKRATLYDEKSRVIKGGSWKDRAYWLDPATRRFFPEDQATDYIGFRLVMTKVGPKSDKRKTKN, from the coding sequence ATGAAGATTAAAGAGCTTTTAAACTTTCGACTACTTGCAGGTATATTAATCGCTGCTAGTATTACGAGTTGTGGAAATTCAAACAGTAATGTTTCAACTGCTACAGGTTGGAAAATCAATGATAGTAAAGGTGGTTTCCAATACAACACCAAATACGAACAACGAACTCCCAAAGGAATGGTTGCCGTAGAAGGAGGTACATTTACAATGGGACGTATTCAAGAAGATATTCTTGCAGAATGGAATAACAACCCTAAAGAGATGTATGTACAATCTTTTTATATGGATGAAACAGAGACTACTAATATAATGTATAATGAATATTTATATTGGTTGCGTACTGTATATCCTCAAAACAACGAACTATATCAAGAAATCTATAAAAGTGCTATTCCTGATACAACAGTTTGGAGAGGTCCTTCTGGATTCAACGAATCTCTTATCACGAGCTATTTAAGACATCCTGCCTATGCTAACTATCCTGTAGTGGGAGTTACGTGGGTACAAGCTAATGATTATGCTAAATGGAGAACTGATCGTGTTAACGAATTAGCTCTAGAAAAAGCTGGCTACTTAAAGAAAGATGCAAAAATTATAGATGCTGAATCTGATGCTCACTTTAGTACTGACACATACTTAATATCTCCAGAATCTGTTTATGGAGGTAATTCTGATATTGCTTATAAAGGAAAAGCAAATAAAGCTAAAGAAGGAGATCGCAATCTATATGCTACACAGAACTCAGGATTATTTACATCTCAATTTAGATTACCTACTGAGGCTGAATGGGAATATGCTGCTATCGGATTGATTGGCAATAGAGAGTACAATAATTATAAAGGCCGTAAAAAGTATCCTTGGGATAAAAACAGCAAACGCAAAAAAGGAAAACCAATTGTTCAGAATACTAAATACGCGAACTACAAACAAGGTCGTGGAGACTATGGTGGTATAGCTGGTTGGTCAACTGATAATGGAGATATTACTAATGCAGTAAAATCATATCCTCCTAATGATTTCGGTTTATATGATATGTCTGGTAACGTTGCTGAATGGGTGGCAGATGTTTACGATCCTACGATTGATCAAAACGAAACAGATTTCAATTTCTATAAAGGAAATGTATACTACAAAAATAAAATAGGAGCTGACGGAAAAATAGAAATAACAACGAACGAAACAGTTAAATTCGACACACTTAGCACTGGAAAGTTAAGAGCTAGAAACTTACCTGGACAAGTTGCACAAGAAATATTAGATCCTTCAGTATTCGATGATAATATACAGACTGGTTTAGGAGGTAGAATAAAAGGTGAAGCTCCTACTCCTTTAAAAAGAGCAACTCTTTATGATGAAAAATCACGTGTAATTAAAGGTGGATCTTGGAAAGATAGGGCTTACTGGTTAGACCCTGCTACTAGAAGATTCTTCCCAGAAGATCAAGCTACAGATTATATAGGATTTAGATTAGTAATGACTAAAGTTGGTCCAAAATCTGATAAACGCAAAACAAAGAATTAA
- a CDS encoding hemolysin family protein, translating into MDTYAQIITMLAGSNIVHEEISVGKLLLTLFLVFLNGFFVAAEFAIVKVRTSQIEVHQELNSKVAVIAKGIVGNLDAYLAATQLGITLASLGLGWVGESSLTPVIMYLFEFFGFTGPEWYSVAKNISFPLAFAIITILHIVFGELAPKSLAIHFPTKTTFTVAWPLRIFYFVFRPIIWLMNGLANGILRLMGISPIHGADIHTEEELKMIITESQEGGAIEETERVLIQNVFDFDDRRVNNIQSLRKNVSAIEINTSVLEAIDYAINEGYSRFPVYEDNLDNIKGVIYTKDLMKAMIQDKTNASLASLLREPIYISENTLIKNVLKQFQAKHLQMAIATNEVGEFTGIVTMEDILEELVGEIQDEYDNEEPVVVNIGEGRYVVSAHYNLSDINRLLPIKFEESEHYDTLAGLISEECANDEFNVGDVIRLDDYEGKILKMYRNSVEQVELSLLTKDQKENQSEDK; encoded by the coding sequence ATGGATACATACGCCCAGATCATTACAATGTTAGCTGGCTCTAACATTGTACACGAAGAGATTTCAGTAGGTAAATTGTTACTTACATTATTTTTAGTTTTTTTGAACGGTTTTTTTGTTGCTGCGGAATTTGCAATAGTTAAAGTCCGTACCTCACAAATAGAAGTTCATCAAGAATTAAATTCAAAGGTAGCTGTAATAGCAAAAGGCATTGTAGGGAACTTAGATGCTTATTTAGCTGCTACTCAATTAGGAATTACATTAGCATCACTTGGTTTAGGGTGGGTAGGAGAGAGTTCTTTAACCCCAGTTATTATGTATTTATTTGAGTTTTTTGGATTTACTGGACCAGAATGGTACAGTGTTGCGAAAAACATATCTTTTCCATTAGCATTTGCTATTATTACGATTTTGCACATTGTTTTTGGTGAGTTAGCACCTAAGTCATTAGCAATTCACTTTCCGACAAAGACAACTTTTACAGTAGCATGGCCTTTGCGTATTTTCTATTTTGTTTTTAGACCAATTATTTGGTTAATGAATGGTTTAGCTAACGGGATATTGCGCTTAATGGGTATAAGTCCAATACATGGTGCAGATATTCATACGGAGGAAGAGTTAAAAATGATTATTACGGAAAGTCAAGAAGGTGGAGCAATCGAAGAAACTGAAAGAGTATTAATCCAAAATGTCTTTGATTTTGATGATAGAAGAGTGAATAATATTCAAAGCTTACGTAAAAATGTTTCTGCTATAGAAATTAACACTAGCGTATTAGAAGCTATCGATTATGCTATTAATGAAGGTTATTCACGTTTTCCAGTATATGAAGATAATTTAGACAATATTAAGGGGGTAATCTATACGAAGGATTTGATGAAAGCAATGATTCAGGATAAAACTAATGCTTCTTTAGCTTCTTTATTACGTGAGCCAATTTATATTTCGGAAAATACACTTATTAAAAATGTACTTAAGCAGTTTCAAGCTAAACACTTACAAATGGCGATAGCGACTAATGAAGTAGGAGAGTTTACGGGAATTGTTACGATGGAAGATATATTAGAAGAACTTGTAGGAGAGATTCAAGACGAGTACGATAACGAAGAACCTGTAGTTGTAAATATTGGAGAAGGTAGGTATGTTGTGAGTGCACATTATAACCTTTCAGACATCAATAGATTACTACCTATTAAGTTTGAAGAGAGTGAGCACTATGATACCTTAGCAGGTTTGATTAGTGAGGAATGTGCTAATGATGAGTTTAATGTGGGAGATGTTATCAGACTTGATGATTATGAGGGTAAGATACTTAAGATGTATCGCAACTCTGTAGAACAAGTAGAATTAAGTCTATTGACAAAAGATCAAAAAGAAAATCAGTCAGAAGATAAATAA
- a CDS encoding UDP-N-acetylmuramoyl-tripeptide--D-alanyl-D-alanine ligase — protein sequence MDITELYQCFLQCDGVSTDTRSIQPNSLFFALKGDSFDANLFAQEALNNGAAYVVMDNKKLVTDPTKMLYVADSLGALQQLAKHHRQQLGLPIIALTGSNGKTTSKELIAAVLSKKYKIAATKGNLNNHIGVPLTLLSISEDTDLGIIEMGANHKQEIAMLCEIADPDFGYITNFGKAHLDGFGGFEGVIKAKSELYDYLEDNHKTAFVNIDDPRQDAKTITFNRFTFGSDDSADIVIDKLEAQPNATVYYKGESINSNLTGIYNATNIAAALTIGDFFNVELHDIKNAIEQYIPTNNRSQWIIKDQSMILLDAYNANPSSMDAVLTNFDHLKDDRDKVFILGDMLELGQEGLKEHKDIIERIDKVNNKTAYFIGKEFAKAAINTNYKNIFYFESFDLFKKHIQDVSNEAFLNKLILIKGSRGIALERALELI from the coding sequence ATGGATATTACAGAACTTTACCAATGTTTTTTACAGTGTGATGGTGTATCAACGGATACGAGAAGCATACAGCCTAATTCACTTTTTTTTGCATTAAAAGGAGACTCTTTTGATGCTAATCTATTTGCTCAAGAAGCTTTAAATAATGGAGCTGCTTATGTCGTTATGGACAACAAAAAGTTGGTAACTGATCCAACTAAAATGTTATATGTTGCAGATTCCCTAGGAGCTTTACAACAATTAGCAAAACACCATAGACAACAATTAGGCTTACCTATTATAGCCCTGACAGGTAGTAATGGCAAAACCACTTCTAAAGAACTTATCGCTGCTGTACTTAGCAAAAAGTATAAGATAGCTGCTACCAAGGGAAATCTAAATAACCATATTGGTGTTCCTTTAACATTATTGTCTATATCTGAAGATACAGACTTGGGAATTATAGAAATGGGAGCTAATCACAAACAAGAAATAGCAATGTTATGTGAAATTGCAGATCCTGATTTTGGGTACATTACTAACTTTGGAAAAGCGCACTTAGATGGCTTCGGAGGTTTTGAAGGTGTTATTAAAGCTAAAAGCGAACTATATGACTACCTAGAAGACAATCATAAAACGGCGTTTGTAAATATAGATGATCCTCGACAAGATGCTAAAACAATTACTTTTAATCGCTTTACTTTTGGTAGTGACGATTCAGCAGATATAGTAATTGATAAATTAGAAGCACAACCTAATGCCACTGTTTATTACAAAGGTGAGAGTATTAACTCTAATCTTACAGGTATATATAATGCTACTAATATTGCTGCTGCTCTGACTATTGGTGATTTTTTCAATGTTGAACTACATGATATTAAAAATGCTATTGAGCAATATATCCCTACAAACAATCGATCTCAATGGATTATAAAAGACCAGTCTATGATCCTATTAGATGCATATAATGCTAATCCAAGTAGCATGGATGCAGTACTTACTAACTTTGATCATTTAAAAGATGATAGAGATAAAGTATTCATCCTAGGAGATATGTTAGAACTTGGACAGGAGGGATTAAAAGAACATAAAGATATTATTGAACGAATCGACAAAGTAAATAACAAAACAGCTTACTTTATAGGAAAGGAATTTGCTAAAGCAGCTATAAACACAAATTACAAAAATATCTTTTACTTTGAATCATTTGACCTATTTAAAAAGCACATTCAAGATGTTTCTAATGAAGCCTTCCTAAATAAATTAATTTTAATTAAAGGATCACGAGGGATAGCGTTAGAAAGAGCACTAGAACTTATATAA
- a CDS encoding GNAT family N-acetyltransferase produces the protein MRYKVSYDIIEPEDYIQMRLTCGLSEKRIMAAVIGLANSLCCVSILDTENNNRFVGMGRLVGDGGCHCQVVDICVLPEYQGQGLGKLVMTTLTEFINDNLPESCYVNLIADGEAYKLYEHYGFKEVWPVSRGMGYVKKN, from the coding sequence ATGCGATATAAAGTTTCTTATGATATAATAGAACCAGAAGATTATATACAGATGCGCCTTACTTGTGGTTTATCTGAAAAGAGAATTATGGCTGCGGTTATTGGTCTTGCGAATTCTCTGTGCTGCGTATCAATACTAGATACAGAGAATAATAATAGGTTTGTGGGTATGGGAAGATTAGTAGGTGATGGTGGATGTCATTGTCAGGTTGTGGATATTTGTGTATTACCAGAGTACCAAGGACAAGGATTAGGTAAGTTAGTAATGACCACATTGACAGAATTTATTAATGATAATCTGCCTGAGTCATGCTATGTAAACTTAATTGCAGATGGTGAAGCTTATAAGTTATATGAGCATTATGGATTTAAAGAAGTATGGCCTGTTTCTAGAGGAATGGGGTATGTCAAGAAGAATTAA
- the cdd gene encoding cytidine deaminase produces MKKIEIVTTFLEYDSLAELAPSDQDLMNRAIEVRKQAYAPYSKFRVGAAILLEDGTVVVGSNQENAAFPSGLCAERTAIFYVGANYPGKRIVKMAITASSDLKLTNSPIPPCGACRQSILEYEVKQDAPIEMYFMGVEGKVCYSPSLMNILPFHFDKDSM; encoded by the coding sequence ATGAAAAAAATTGAAATCGTTACAACTTTTTTGGAATATGATTCACTAGCTGAATTAGCACCATCTGACCAGGATTTAATGAATAGAGCTATTGAAGTTCGCAAACAAGCTTATGCTCCATATTCTAAGTTTAGAGTAGGTGCTGCTATATTGTTAGAAGATGGTACTGTTGTGGTGGGGTCTAATCAAGAAAATGCAGCCTTCCCATCAGGTCTTTGTGCTGAGAGAACAGCTATTTTTTATGTTGGTGCTAATTATCCTGGTAAAAGAATAGTAAAGATGGCTATTACAGCTTCATCTGATTTAAAATTGACTAATAGCCCAATACCTCCTTGTGGAGCTTGTAGACAAAGTATTTTGGAATACGAGGTAAAACAGGACGCTCCAATTGAGATGTATTTTATGGGAGTTGAAGGGAAAGTATGTTATTCTCCATCTTTGATGAATATATTGCCCTTTCATTTTGATAAAGACTCTATGTAG
- the porV gene encoding type IX secretion system outer membrane channel protein PorV: MRKVTALFLTVLAGQYINAQNVVRPITTGVPFLLISGDARSSGMGDMGVGTSSDVFSQQHNAAKYAFATQSQGFSLNYSPYMSKVSNDMALGQLTYYNKFNERSAIGGSLRYFGMGDMEFRSDYQSNGVIKKPNEFAVDISYSLKLSDRFGMAVTGRFINSNLRMPETDGSNSMASQVAVDISGFYESDMMRFNGFDGRWRAGFNIQNLGPKIKYEDDQFGSFLPANLKLGGSFDFIIDNQNTLTVGAEINKLLVPTPPKDRTDSEEVLKYNDISWFKGVFKSFGDAPNGFSEEMKEIAWSLGAEYWYDNKFAFRTGYFHESPEKGARQYATLGAGFKYSMMTIDLSYLFSTSKINNPMENTLRFSLTFDLGRKTYPRG; this comes from the coding sequence ATGAGAAAAGTTACGGCCTTATTCCTTACTGTATTAGCAGGACAGTATATTAATGCTCAAAATGTGGTTAGACCTATAACAACAGGTGTTCCATTTCTATTGATATCTGGAGATGCTAGATCTTCTGGTATGGGAGATATGGGGGTAGGAACCTCTAGTGATGTGTTTTCACAGCAACATAATGCTGCGAAATATGCGTTTGCAACTCAATCACAAGGCTTCTCTTTAAACTATAGCCCTTATATGTCTAAGGTTAGTAATGATATGGCTTTAGGCCAGTTGACTTACTATAATAAGTTTAATGAAAGAAGTGCTATAGGAGGTAGTTTGCGCTATTTTGGAATGGGTGATATGGAGTTTAGATCAGATTATCAATCTAACGGTGTTATCAAGAAACCAAATGAATTTGCTGTAGATATCTCGTATTCACTAAAATTAAGTGATCGTTTTGGTATGGCGGTAACAGGACGTTTTATAAATTCCAATCTACGCATGCCTGAAACAGACGGGTCTAATTCAATGGCTAGTCAAGTCGCAGTTGATATTTCGGGATTTTATGAGTCTGATATGATGCGTTTTAACGGATTTGATGGTCGATGGAGAGCAGGTTTTAATATCCAAAATTTAGGACCTAAAATTAAGTACGAGGATGATCAGTTTGGTTCTTTTTTGCCAGCAAATTTAAAGTTAGGAGGTAGTTTTGATTTTATTATAGACAACCAAAATACCTTGACAGTGGGTGCGGAGATTAATAAACTACTTGTGCCTACTCCTCCAAAAGATAGAACAGATTCTGAAGAGGTTTTAAAGTATAATGATATTAGTTGGTTTAAAGGAGTGTTCAAATCATTTGGAGATGCTCCTAATGGATTTAGTGAAGAGATGAAAGAAATTGCTTGGTCTTTGGGTGCGGAATATTGGTATGATAATAAGTTTGCGTTTCGAACTGGTTACTTCCATGAAAGTCCAGAAAAAGGAGCAAGACAATATGCAACTCTTGGAGCAGGGTTTAAATACAGTATGATGACAATTGACTTATCATACTTGTTTTCAACTTCGAAAATTAATAACCCTATGGAAAATACGTTGAGATTCTCACTAACATTTGATTTAGGAAGAAAAACTTATCCAAGAGGTTAA